The DNA sequence TGAAGCGCTTACATGTACTTCTTCTTTTGAGATAGCAACTGATGTTGAAAATAAAGAAATGGTTGAAAGTAGTAGTATTTTTTTTGTGCTTTTCATGAGAGTCCTTTTATTGTAATAAAATTAGTTTTTTAAAAGTTAACTTTTATTGACCAGACTATAATATTTTTATAGAAATTCGTCAATTATTACAATAAACCGACTGACAAGATTTGTGTGTTTTTATTTTTACCAAGAGATTGAGTTTGGCGACTGATTTTGATTCCCCACTAACCCTTCATCAAAATCATAAAATAACTATAAGGATTGCTTTGATCTAAAAACAATCTTTTTTTAAAATTATTTTTGATCGGTCCATTACCAGATTGTTTTGGCAGCAAAATGGTTAAGTTTTTTTATAAAATTTAGATTGTTTTTTTAAAGAGTTTACGAAAAATCTTTTAAGAATTGATATGAAGTTGGTTGATCAGTAAAAAATAAAGCTAGCTTGCTCTTCACTTTTTCCTATGATGGTCCAAGTTTGGCTGGATCTGTAAAATTATCTATAACGTGTATAAAAAAAGTGAAGTGGTGGAGGCGATGGGAATCGAACCCATGTCCGTAGAGAGTCAAGTCAAAAGTACTACATGTTTATTTACCAAATATACGAACTTGCTGCCTTGGTAACATAGCATTGCAAGAAAGTCTTTTTCTTATACATCTGCACTATGAAAAAGCTAATATCGTGCAGATAGGACTAATGGTTTATAATACGAAAGACAATGAAGAATAGTCGTCTTCACGGCGTCTTAAGGAAACAAACATACCAGCAAACATTCCTAAGAATAATGCTAAGTAAGCTGCGCCCACAGTTTTAAGTTCTGCATTTATTATTTTTGCTGTTTTATTAACGAGCACTCAACAAAAGCTCGACATGCACTCTCAACCATCATAAATACGTCGAAGCCAGTACGCCCCCGGTATTTTTTCAAAGAATTATTACTGTAAAATCAGCATAACACATTTGTGGCCACGGTCAAAAGATTATGTCTGTTTTTGCACCGTAGGGCATATTTGAGCGTTATTTGAAAAAAGCGGTCATTTTTTGTAAAAATAGTTGCAGATCTGCATTTTACAGGGTTATTGATTGACTTTACCTTATAAGTCTGTAGACTGTAATTATTAAGTTTGAATATCGCGGGGTGGAGCAGCCTGGTAGCTCGTTGGGCTCATAACCCAAAGGTCGTTGGTTCGAATCCAACCCCCGCAACCAATTTTTAGCATTCTGAATTCTCAGGGTGCTTATTTTTTTGCTTATTTTAAAAATATTTGTTCTTTGGGCTTGTCTGATTTAATCAAAATATGAAAGTTTGATCCCAAAAGATTTTCTTGTAAGGTGCAAAAGGCCTAAGAAAATAGCCGCTAGTGGGCCGACCCAGATCCATATTCCCACAGACTGTAAAAAGAATGTTTGGTTTACGGTTATAAAATACAGGTCTAGCGAGAAGTTCATCAGGCTGATTATTTTGTACATTCCAAGATATGAGACCCAAAAAGTTGCGCAGCATGTAATGAGCTGCAGGGTGCTTCTGGCTAAAAAGTCTAAGCAGTCACTTTTTGGCCATGTAAGCTTGAGGTGCATATGCAAAAAAGCTATAAAAAATATAGTTTGAGCAATTGCGGCGACAGATGATGCAAAGGCTATGCCAGCAGCTCCGTAGTGTTGCATAAGTGATTGATTTAAAACGATGTTGATACTAATTGACATCAGGGTTGAAAGCATAGGTATAATAGTAAGTTGCAGGGCATAAAGAACGCTTAGAAGTACTTTATTTAAAGAGAAAAACAGTAGTCCTATCAAGTAAGCCAAAAAGATTGATTGAATGACTGCAATTTTTGCAATGGCTGCAGGGTCACCGACAAATAAAGTTTGAAAGATTTCTTTTGAAAAAAAACCAAGCAAAAAACATATCGGCATAGTTGTCCAAATGATAAATTTTATGGCTTCAATTAAATGCGAGGCTAATTCTTTTGGAGATTCTAGGTGAAGCTTTGAAAAGTGTGGCAAAAGCACGGTAACGAGGGATGCGGTAATTATTCCTATTGGAATATTTATAAATTGATACGCATATCTTAAAAGGGTTAGCGACCCGCTTGGTAGATATGAGGCAAATCCTGTATTTATAAAATGATTAATTTCTAAAATCCCAACGCTTAAAAAGCATGGTAAAAATTGTGCCAAAACTTTTTTGAACTGTTTCCAGGTCTCTGTGTCTGGCGATTGAAAGTAAAAGCCTTCGTAAGCGTAGGCTAAGATATGAGTTATAAAATATAGTATTGATGATGCAATCATCAGATAGCAAAAGCTTGCAACCGAAAGATTAAGGTGTAGGCAAATAAAAATTGCGGCAACATATAAAACATTCGATATCGATGGAGCGATAGCAGGAATAAAAAATTTTGATTGTGCTTGAAGCGCTGATGCAAAGACAGAGCTTGAAGAGAAAAATAAAATAAATGAAATTAGAATTTTTAAAAGGTCTGCAGAATGAGCAGCTTTTTCAGATGGAAATCCAGGAGCTATTTGTGAAATAAACCATGGAGCTTGAAAAAATATCACAAGGCACATGAGAAATACCAAAGATTCTATTATTAAAAATGAAAGAGTGGTTAATCGGTTGAGGCCTTGCTTACCATCTTTGTGCTGAGCGTTGATAAGAGCTGGTACAAGTACTGAAGCCAGAGCTCCTTCTGCAAATATTTTTCGCATGGTGTTTGGAATTCGAAAAGCCGTATAAAAAATATCAGAAGTTTCACCAACGCTTAAAAATCTAATTAAAAGAATTTCGCGAATAAATGCTATGCATCGACTTATCAGTGCAAAGGCGCCAATTTTAGAACTTTGTTTAAGAATAGAGCGTGACATTTTTGTTAACCTTTAAATATATGGCTTAAGCAAAATTAATGCTTTGTAGTATGGGATTTAGTATAAATTGTTTTGCTAAAAAGGCTATTTTTGATAAGATTAACTTTATGTTATTTTAGTGCTTATTTAAGTAAGGGTTTTATGAAAAAAAATAAATTATTTTTAGCATTGCTCGCAATGCTGTTTGCGCCATGTTTTGACAGTTCCGTTTACTCTGCGCAGCTTAAGACCAGCAAGGTCTTTAATTTTTTTGGTGTCAATTTTCGCTTGATGAACAAGCAAGAAATTGAAGACAGTGTTGTTTTTGTTGTTGCAGGGTTAGCTCTGTCTGGAAAAATCGCTTACGATGTAAGCTGGCATGGTGAGTATTCTTCTCGAGTGAGTAACTGCTACAATCAATTAACAAGATGCATAGAGATTAACAATATTAAAACTGTCGATAATTCTGCGCTTGCAACTATCGCAAGTAAAACATTAAAAAAAGAAGTTATGTTTTTAGAGCAGTCGCTTTATAATTCATATGGTTCATGGGTATGCCCATGGAACTGGACTTCTGAGCAAAAATTAAGATTTAATCAAATTCAAGTCGCTTCTATTTTAACAACCTATGCAGAACTGAATGCTCTTGCAGATGCTGTCACTGGCGCAGACGTACTGCGTAACGCTCGTCAAACATTTGTTCATATCAGTATGTTCCCATGCGTTGCTTGTTATCAAAAGATGATTCGTCAAATTGCTTTTATAAAAGATAAAAAATATACAAATTGTCCTGAGCAAGAACTTTTGAACCAAATGCTTGAGAAGTTAGAGCTTTTTGCGGAGCTTTTATCAGAGATGCCTGAGTATTCACAAGAGCTTCAAACGATGAGAACTCATCAGATGCTTGAAGCGAATGCAAATAGATAGATATTTGTCGCAATAGAATAGATAGTTAAATTAATTTTTGATTTTCAATTCGCACAATTATATCACATTGATTTGCAATTTTTATGTCATGGGTGCTAATGATTAGGCCCATGGCATATTTTTTTTGATAGTGCAAAAGTAGCTGGATAATTTGATTGCCAGATGATTCGTCTAGGTTTCCCGTAGGCTCATCTGCTAGTAAGAATTCAGGGGCTTGAAAGATTGATCGTAAAATAGCAATTTTTTGTTGTTGACCACCAGACAAAGATTCTGGAAATGCATGAGCCTTGGTTTCAAGTTCGATTTCTTTAAGAAGCTTAGTAGCATGATTTTTATCTTCATCTGCCTGTCCATGGCTTATAATGCCCTTGAGCATAACATTTTCAATTACGGTCAGTTCGTTTATTAAGTAAGATTGCTGCAAGACAATCCCTATCGATTTTTTTAAAAGATCCGTTTTTTTATGAAAACAAAGCTCGGAAGCTTTTTGATCTCCTAGGCTTATTGAGCCTGAGCAGGGATGATCGATACCAGAAAGCATGTGTAAAAGAGTTGATTTTCCAACTCCTGATGGTGCCATGATGGCATATGACTTGTTACCATTAAATTCATAAGAGGCATTATCAAGTATTTTTATGGTGATGCCAGCCTGTAGAAAGCTTTTCGAAAGATTTTTGATAGAAAAAATTTGCGTTTCTATGGCTTGGCCCTTTGTATAAAAAAATCGAAACATAGAACGTTTGCGAATTTTAATCATAAGTCTTGGGTAACTTTTTTTCAAGAAAAAAAGTTACCGATGCTCATTTATATAGAAAAAACAGTAAAGCTATTGTTTTTGCAAAGACTCGTTGCTTAGACTGCTGTAAAGAAATTGGGAGAAAGTCACCAAAACCTTGAAGGGGGAAGTATGGAAATCAATCTCGCAGAAGATCACTCTTTAGAAACTGTCCCAAAAGTTATTCCGGTAGTACCAACAATAAATGTTACCGTTTTTCCAAACATGATTATGCCTCTTTTGGTTCTTGACGATAGAATCATGAATGGCATTAAGCAGGCGGTTGAGACAGAGAAGTACGTTCTCTTGCTCTCTGCTCGTGATTCAGGGGAAGAGGGTCAAGAAATTGACACTGATAATTTGTATACAGTTGGAACAGTTGCAACAATCATGCGTGTCATCAATGTACCAAATGATGGAATTAAAGTTTTGGTACAGGGCATACAGCGCGTATCGGTAACAGATCTAACGATACGAGATGATATGTTACTGGCCGAAATTACACCAATTCCATTCAATAATGAAAATACTCAAGCAACTCAGGCAATTATTAAAAATATTAAAGATATTTCTGAGCAGCTTTCGATCACGAGTCAAACCATAACACCAGATTTTTATGCAATACTTTCTAAAATGCATGATGCAGAAAAGATAGCAGAGTTTGTTCTGTCGCATCTTGAAGTGAAAAGCCATGCGTCTCAGATGCTTTTAGAGTGTACAAATGTAGATGATTTATTGCAGGGTGTTTATGAAGAACTTGCAAAAGAAATATCGATAGTTGAAGTTCAAGAGCGTATTCGAACGAACACGCGTGATTCTATTAATAAAAATCAGCACGAATATTATTTGCGTGAACAGCTTAAGGCAATTAAAAAAGAGCTTGGCGAAGACTTGGTAGATGAAATAGATGATTTAAAGGCATCTATGAAAACTAAAAATATTCCCGATGATATTAAAAAAGAGATTGAAAAACAGATTGATAAGCTTGAGCGTATCTCTCCAGACTCAATGGAAGCGACAATAACTCGTAATCATATAGAGCTTATGCTTTCTATGCCTTGGGGTGTCTATACAAAAGACAATCTTAAAATTCAACATGCAAAAGAAGTCCTAGATAAAGATCACTATGGACTTGACGATGTAAAGGATCGCATTTTAGATTTTATTTCGGTAAAGAATTTAAAATCTGATGGAGCAAGTCCAATTATTTGTTTTGCGGGTCCTCCAGGAACAGGAAAAACATCACTGGGTCTATCTATAGCAAATGCTCTTGGTAGAAATTTTCATAGAATTTCTCTAGGTGGCGTTAAAGACGAATCTGAGATTCGTGGGCATAGAAGAACGTATGTTGGAGCAATGCCAGGAAGAATTATTCAGGCTATAAAAAAGTCTGGATCTATGAATCCAGTTATTTTAATTGATGAAGTAGATAAGCTTGGTGCTGATTTTAAGGGTGATCCTTCTGCGGCGCTTCTTGAGGTGTTAGATCCAAATCAAAACAAAGATTTCTACGACAACTATTTAGGTGTTCCATTTGATCTTTCTTCTGTGATGTTTATTTTAACCTGTAATGATGCTGGTGCTATTTCTGGGCCTCTTCTAGACCGTATGGAGTTGATACAGCTTTCTGGTTACACGATTGAAGAAAAACAGCAAATTGCTAAAAAATATTTGATTAAGCAAGCTGTTGCAGAAGCAGGATTAAAAGAAGACTCGTTGCAACTTGCAAGGTCGGTAATTGATACGGTTATTTATGAATATACCAGAGAAGCTGGAGTGAGAAACTTAGCACAAATTATTAAAAAAC is a window from the Candidatus Dependentiae bacterium genome containing:
- the murJ gene encoding murein biosynthesis integral membrane protein MurJ; protein product: MSRSILKQSSKIGAFALISRCIAFIREILLIRFLSVGETSDIFYTAFRIPNTMRKIFAEGALASVLVPALINAQHKDGKQGLNRLTTLSFLIIESLVFLMCLVIFFQAPWFISQIAPGFPSEKAAHSADLLKILISFILFFSSSSVFASALQAQSKFFIPAIAPSISNVLYVAAIFICLHLNLSVASFCYLMIASSILYFITHILAYAYEGFYFQSPDTETWKQFKKVLAQFLPCFLSVGILEINHFINTGFASYLPSGSLTLLRYAYQFINIPIGIITASLVTVLLPHFSKLHLESPKELASHLIEAIKFIIWTTMPICFLLGFFSKEIFQTLFVGDPAAIAKIAVIQSIFLAYLIGLLFFSLNKVLLSVLYALQLTIIPMLSTLMSISINIVLNQSLMQHYGAAGIAFASSVAAIAQTIFFIAFLHMHLKLTWPKSDCLDFLARSTLQLITCCATFWVSYLGMYKIISLMNFSLDLYFITVNQTFFLQSVGIWIWVGPLAAIFLGLLHLTRKSFGIKLSYFD
- the lon gene encoding endopeptidase La; the protein is MEINLAEDHSLETVPKVIPVVPTINVTVFPNMIMPLLVLDDRIMNGIKQAVETEKYVLLLSARDSGEEGQEIDTDNLYTVGTVATIMRVINVPNDGIKVLVQGIQRVSVTDLTIRDDMLLAEITPIPFNNENTQATQAIIKNIKDISEQLSITSQTITPDFYAILSKMHDAEKIAEFVLSHLEVKSHASQMLLECTNVDDLLQGVYEELAKEISIVEVQERIRTNTRDSINKNQHEYYLREQLKAIKKELGEDLVDEIDDLKASMKTKNIPDDIKKEIEKQIDKLERISPDSMEATITRNHIELMLSMPWGVYTKDNLKIQHAKEVLDKDHYGLDDVKDRILDFISVKNLKSDGASPIICFAGPPGTGKTSLGLSIANALGRNFHRISLGGVKDESEIRGHRRTYVGAMPGRIIQAIKKSGSMNPVILIDEVDKLGADFKGDPSAALLEVLDPNQNKDFYDNYLGVPFDLSSVMFILTCNDAGAISGPLLDRMELIQLSGYTIEEKQQIAKKYLIKQAVAEAGLKEDSLQLARSVIDTVIYEYTREAGVRNLAQIIKKLCAKAARAFVENQEVVTITKKNLERFLGPKKYPADRLDKTNMVGMTNGLAWTSFGGDVLKIESVLMPGTGKLILTGHLGEVMKESAQAALSYARVHAAEHNIDQLKFTAFDLHIHVPAGSVPKDGPSAGITLLSSMLSTYTGRAVNASFAMTGELNLRGEVMPIGGVKEKVLAAKRNNLTTVILPEDNRNDWNSIKDIIEDMNIIWVKHADEVLAHVLMPLVK
- a CDS encoding ATP-binding cassette domain-containing protein — its product is MIKIRKRSMFRFFYTKGQAIETQIFSIKNLSKSFLQAGITIKILDNASYEFNGNKSYAIMAPSGVGKSTLLHMLSGIDHPCSGSISLGDQKASELCFHKKTDLLKKSIGIVLQQSYLINELTVIENVMLKGIISHGQADEDKNHATKLLKEIELETKAHAFPESLSGGQQQKIAILRSIFQAPEFLLADEPTGNLDESSGNQIIQLLLHYQKKYAMGLIISTHDIKIANQCDIIVRIENQKLI